From a region of the Phaseolus vulgaris cultivar G19833 chromosome 6, P. vulgaris v2.0, whole genome shotgun sequence genome:
- the LOC137831938 gene encoding TPD1 protein homolog 1-like, translating to MTITNSCPLILFLCFTMLPFLFCDEGMHSGQSNQILHSFQEDRNGSITVSVKAEHAASRKNWLHGSCTSKDISISQSTSSTSGIPQFIVQIVNTCVSGCAPRDIHLHCGWFASARIVNPRLFKRISYDDCLVNGGNPLASSQIIRITYSNSFMYPLAFKSAKFC from the exons ATGACCATCACAAACTCTTGTCCTCTGATACTCTTCCTGTGCTTCACTATGCTCCCTTTTCTATTTTGTGACGAGGGAATGCATTCAG GTCAATCGAACCAGATTTTGCATTCTTTCCAGGAAGACAGAAACGGGTCCATAACAGTGTCAGTGAAAGCAGAACATGCTGCCTCTAGAAAAAACTGGTTGCATG GTTCTTGCACAAGCAAAGACATAAGCATCTCACAAAGCACAAGTTCTACATCAGGAATACCACAGTTCATTGTGCAGATTGTTAACACCTGTGTTTCTGGATGTGCTCCCCGTGACATCCACCTCCACTGTGGTTGGTTTGCTTCTGCAAGAATAGTGAACCCCAGATTGTTCAAAAGGATCTCCTATGATGATTGCTTGGTCAATGGAGGGAACCCTTTAGCCTCTAGCCAGATAATCAGAATCACATATTCCAATTCTTTCATGTACCCTCTTGCTTTCAAGTCTGCCAAATTTTGCTGA
- the LOC137831939 gene encoding uncharacterized protein isoform X1, whose product MKNCGLILWGRTIEQDKKTGCGIMALRYFCTTNISTRQHDFSAKILVPSSLSLTNSRMHSSTPETNTKTKSTADNLKSLVNTLVLPSISSSPLHSLHRGNWVKLICGASFEDVVDIRNLSLVYTLAGVDCIDCAADASVVSAVNEGIEAARDIVCLRKPWVMISVNDDKDLHFRKAEFDPEDCPADCSRPCENVCPASAISFLGKSSGISYNTEAPSVLKDGVITERCYGCGRCLPVCPYDKIREVTYVRDAIATADLIKKNDVDAMEIHTSGRQSTLFEQLWSALGDSVENLKLIAVSLPNVGDSTISSMNYMFSIMKPNLQSFNLWQLDGRPMSGDIGRGATKESIAFAVQLAKEKERPPVTLIGFLQLAGGTNAHTIEGLKKEGLFQTTISEYLHDDKSAINSSDSPHALISGIAYGGYARKIVGRVLRSMQSQHGGAASIEDHSEYLLMALKEALALVGPIKCS is encoded by the exons atgaaaaattgtgGACTTATCCTTTGGGGGAGAACTATAGAACAAGATAAGAAAACAGGGTGTGGGATTATGGCTCTCAGATATTTCTGCACTACAAATATTTCAACCAGACAGCATGATTTTTCTGCTAAAATTCTTGTTCCATCTTCTCTCTCTTTAACAAACTCGCGCATGCACAGTTCCACCCCAGAGACAAACACCAAGACCAAGTCTACTGCTGACAACTTGAAGAGCCTCGTCAACACCCTCGTGCTTCCTTCCATTTCATCTTCTCCACTTCACTCTCTCCACAGAGGCAACTGGGTCAAGCTCATTTGTGGTGCAAGCTTTGAG GATGTTGTTGATATCAGAAATCTCAGCCTGGTTTACACTCTTGCTGGAG TTGACTGCATTGACTGTGCTGCTGATGCATCAGTTGTTAGTGCTGTGAATGAAGGAATTGAAGCTGCAAGAGATATCGTATGCCTTAGAAAGCCGTGGGTGATGATCAGTGTCAATGATGATAAAGATCTTCATTTTCGGAAGGCCG AATTTGATCCAGAGGACTGTCCAGCAGACTGTTCACGGCCTTGTGAAAATGTATGCCCTGCTAGTGCAATATCATTCCTTGGGAAATCTTCGGGAATTTCGTATAATACTGAAGCACCAAGTGTACTCAAG GATGGAGTCATAACAGAACGCTGCTATGGCTGTGGTCGCTGTCTTCCAGTTTGCCCCTATGATAAAATAA GAGAGGTAACATATGTAAGAGATGCTATTGCAACTGCTGATCTCATCAAGAAAAATGACGTTGATGCTATGGAGATACATACAAGTGGGAG ACAGAGTACATTGTTCGAACAACTCTGGAGTGCTCTGGGAGATTCAGTAGAAAATTTGAAGCTTATAGCT GTTAGCTTACCTAATGTTGGTGATTCAACAATATCCTCCATGAACTATATGTTCTCTATTATGAAACCCAATCTTCAAAGCTTCAACTTATGGCAG TTAGATGGTCGTCCTATGAGTGGAGATATTGGGAGAGGAGCAACTAAGGAATCAATTGCCTTTGCTGTTCAACtggctaaagaaaaagaaagaccTCCTG TGACCCTCATAGGTTTTCTTCAACTTGCTGGTGGAACCAATGCTCACACAATTGAAGGGTTGAAAAAAGAGGGACTCTTTCAAACAACTATTAGTG AATACCTGCATGATGACAAATCAGCAATAAACTCATCTGATTCACCACATGCTTTAATTAGCGGCATTGCATATGGTGGCTACGCACGGAAG ATTGTTGGTAGAGTATTGAGATCAATGCAATCACAACATGGTGGGGCTGCTTCAATTGAGGATCATTCTGAGTATCTCTTGATGGCTCTTAAGGAAGCACTTGCTTTGGTGGGGCCTATTAAATGTTCATga
- the LOC137831939 gene encoding uncharacterized protein isoform X2 codes for MKNCGLILWGRTIEQDKKTGCGIMALRYFCTTNISTRQHDFSAKILVPSSLSLTNSRMHSSTPETNTKTKSTADNLKSLVNTLVLPSISSSPLHSLHRGNWVKLICGASFEDVVDIRNLSLVYTLAGVDCIDCAADASVVSAVNEGIEAARDIVCLRKPWVMISVNDDKDLHFRKAEFDPEDCPADCSRPCENVCPASAISFLGKSSGISYNTEAPSVLKDGVITERCYGCGRCLPVCPYDKIREVTYVRDAIATADLIKKNDVDAMEIHTSGRQSTLFEQLWSALGDSVENLKLIAVSLPNVGDSTISSMNYMFSIMKPNLQSFNLWQLDGRPMSGDIGRGATKESIAFAVQLAKEKERPPGFLQLAGGTNAHTIEGLKKEGLFQTTISEYLHDDKSAINSSDSPHALISGIAYGGYARKIVGRVLRSMQSQHGGAASIEDHSEYLLMALKEALALVGPIKCS; via the exons atgaaaaattgtgGACTTATCCTTTGGGGGAGAACTATAGAACAAGATAAGAAAACAGGGTGTGGGATTATGGCTCTCAGATATTTCTGCACTACAAATATTTCAACCAGACAGCATGATTTTTCTGCTAAAATTCTTGTTCCATCTTCTCTCTCTTTAACAAACTCGCGCATGCACAGTTCCACCCCAGAGACAAACACCAAGACCAAGTCTACTGCTGACAACTTGAAGAGCCTCGTCAACACCCTCGTGCTTCCTTCCATTTCATCTTCTCCACTTCACTCTCTCCACAGAGGCAACTGGGTCAAGCTCATTTGTGGTGCAAGCTTTGAG GATGTTGTTGATATCAGAAATCTCAGCCTGGTTTACACTCTTGCTGGAG TTGACTGCATTGACTGTGCTGCTGATGCATCAGTTGTTAGTGCTGTGAATGAAGGAATTGAAGCTGCAAGAGATATCGTATGCCTTAGAAAGCCGTGGGTGATGATCAGTGTCAATGATGATAAAGATCTTCATTTTCGGAAGGCCG AATTTGATCCAGAGGACTGTCCAGCAGACTGTTCACGGCCTTGTGAAAATGTATGCCCTGCTAGTGCAATATCATTCCTTGGGAAATCTTCGGGAATTTCGTATAATACTGAAGCACCAAGTGTACTCAAG GATGGAGTCATAACAGAACGCTGCTATGGCTGTGGTCGCTGTCTTCCAGTTTGCCCCTATGATAAAATAA GAGAGGTAACATATGTAAGAGATGCTATTGCAACTGCTGATCTCATCAAGAAAAATGACGTTGATGCTATGGAGATACATACAAGTGGGAG ACAGAGTACATTGTTCGAACAACTCTGGAGTGCTCTGGGAGATTCAGTAGAAAATTTGAAGCTTATAGCT GTTAGCTTACCTAATGTTGGTGATTCAACAATATCCTCCATGAACTATATGTTCTCTATTATGAAACCCAATCTTCAAAGCTTCAACTTATGGCAG TTAGATGGTCGTCCTATGAGTGGAGATATTGGGAGAGGAGCAACTAAGGAATCAATTGCCTTTGCTGTTCAACtggctaaagaaaaagaaagaccTCCTG GTTTTCTTCAACTTGCTGGTGGAACCAATGCTCACACAATTGAAGGGTTGAAAAAAGAGGGACTCTTTCAAACAACTATTAGTG AATACCTGCATGATGACAAATCAGCAATAAACTCATCTGATTCACCACATGCTTTAATTAGCGGCATTGCATATGGTGGCTACGCACGGAAG ATTGTTGGTAGAGTATTGAGATCAATGCAATCACAACATGGTGGGGCTGCTTCAATTGAGGATCATTCTGAGTATCTCTTGATGGCTCTTAAGGAAGCACTTGCTTTGGTGGGGCCTATTAAATGTTCATga